The Pseudomonas sp. R4-35-07 nucleotide sequence GCGGTGATCGCCCTGGGCAAGCGCGACGTAGCCTACGATGCCGGTCTGCCGGTGCCGCTCAAGCGCTACAGGGCCGGAGTTTTACCGGCCGAGGGCGATGATGTGAGCGCGTGCCAGGTGACCGCCGTGATGGACCAACACGCGTTCATGACCGTGGCGCCGGGGGTTGAACTGCGCATTGGCGACATCATTTCGTTTGGTACTTCCCATCCATGCCTGACCTTCGATAAGTGGCAGGTGGGTTGCCTGGTGGATGAGCAACTGCGGGTGGTCGAGTCACTGCATACCTGCTTCTAGACCGAGTCGCGCCTATCGGGGGCAAGCCCCCTCCCACAGGGGAATGCATTCCAAATGTGGGAGGGGGCTTGCCCCGATGAGTCCATCAGCCCCACCGAGACAGCAGCCATGACCACTAAACCGCGCATCGCCCTGATCGGCGAATGCATGATCGAACTGCAACACCGCGCCGACGGCAGCCTGCACCAGAGCTTCGGCGGCGACACCCTGAACGCGGCGGTGTACCTGCGCCGCGAGCTGGGCGATCTTGGCACTGTCGATTACGTCACCGCCCTGGGCGATGACAGTTTCAGCGATGCCATGTGCCAACAGTGGGCTGATGAAGGCCTCGGACTGGGCATGGTCCAGCGCCTGGCCGGGCGTTTGCCGGGTTTGTATTGCATCCAGACCGACGCCAACGGCGAGCGCAAATTCCTCTACTGGCGCAACGAAGCGGCTGTGCGCGACTGTTTTACCACGCCGGCCGCCGAGCCGATCCTGGCAGCCCTGCCGGGCTATGACTGGGTGTATTTCAGCGGCATCACCCTGGCGGTGCTGGGGGAAATCGGGCGTGAGCGTTTACTCGAAAGTCTGATCGAAACCCGGCGTCGCGGCGGTAAGGTCGTATTCGACAACAACTACCGGCCGCGTCTGTGGGCGAACATCGAGGCGGCCCGCGCGGCGTATCACCGCGTGTTGGGCGAGGTGGATATCGCCTTGCTCACCGAGGACGACGAGCGCGCGTTGTTCGGTTATGCCGACAGCGAGCAGGTGTTTGCGGCCTACCCGATGATTGAGGAGGTGGTGCTCAAGCGCGGCGCGGATGACTGTTTGATCCGCTGCGCCGGCGAGCGCTTTGCTGTGCCGGCGTTGAAGGTGGAGAAGGTAGTGGACACCACGGCAGCGGGGGATTCGTTCAGTGCGGCGTATTTGGCCGGTCGGCTCAAGGGCGGTTCGCCGGAGCAGGCTGCTTTGGCCGGGCATCGGTTGGCGAGTCGTGTGATTCAGGTGCCGGGTGCTTTGATACCCAGGTGAATGGCCGCCTGCGGCGGATCGGGGGCAAGCTCCCTCCCACACTTTGATGTGTGAATACATTCAAATGTGGGAGGGGGCTTGCCCCCGATGGCGGTTGAAAGCCAACCCATCAATCCCGGTAAAACACCTGCACCAAGTGATAACCAAACTTGCTCTTGACCGGCCCATGCACCACCCGCAGCGGTTTCTTGAAGATCACCGCATCGATCGCCCCGACCATCTGCCCTGGCCGCACTTCACCCAGATCACCGCCGCGCTTGCCCGACGGGCAAGTGGAGTACTTCTTGGCCAGTACATCAAAGGCTTCGCCCTTGGCAATGCGCTGCTTGAGCTGTTCGGCTTCTTCGCTGGTTTTCACCAGGATATGACGGGCTTGGGCTTTCATCGATCTCTACCAGGTGTGCGACGGCGCGCGATTATGCCTGAACTCAGGCATCGACGCCGATCATGCTGCGGATTTTGGTCGCCAGCAGGTCAATGGAAAACGGCTTGGCCACCATGTCCATGCCGTGCTCCAGAAAGCCCTGGCGCTCGGCGGCTTTTTCGGCGTAGCCGGTCATGAACAGCACGCGCAGCCCCGGCCGGTGCTGGCGGGCGATTTCCGCCAGTTGCCGGCCGTTCATGCCCGGCAGGCCGACGTCGGTCACCAGCAGGTCGACGCGTAAATCCGATTCCAACAACGGCAGCGCCGTGCGCGCGTCCGCGGCCTGGTGCGCGGTGTAACCCAGTTCATCGAGCAGATTGACCACCAGCATGCGCACCGCCGGGTCGTCCTCGACCACCACCACCGCTTCGCCGGCCAGGGCCAGCGGCGCTTCGGCCAGGCTGGCGGGCAGGCTGCTTTCCAGCGCAGTGCCGTGCAGGCGCGGCAGGTACAGGCGCACGCAGGTGCCCTGGCCCGGTTCGCTCTGGATAGTCACGTGGCCCCCCGATTGCTGGGCAAAGCCGTAGATCATCGACAAGCCCAGGCCGGTGCCCTGTCCGATGGGTTTGGTGGTGAAAAACGGGTCGAAGGCTTTGGCGAGAATTTTCGGCGCCATGCCGCTGCCGTTGTCGCGCACGCCGAGCATCACGTAGTCGCCGGCCTTGACGGGCTCCAGGGTGGTGATATCGGTGCCGTCCAGATAGCTGTTGGCGGTTTCGATCAGCAGTTCACCGCCGTCGGGCATGGCGTCACGGGCATTGATTACCAGGTTGAGCAGCGCATTTTCCAGTTGGCTGGCGTCGGTGTTCACCGGCCAGATGTCTTTGCCAAGCTGCACGGTGAGCGTGATATGCGCGCCCTTGGTGCGGCGGAACAGATCTTCCAGGGACGCCACCAACTGGTTGGGATCGGTGGGGCGCTTGTCCAGCGACTGGCGCCGCGAGAACGCCAGCAGCCGGTGGGTTAGGGCGGCGGCGCGGTGGGCGGAGGCCACGGCGGCATCGGCAAAGCGGCCGATGTCTTCGCTGCGGCCGGCGGCAATGTAGCGTTGCATCAGGTCGAGGCTGCCGATGATGCCGGTGAGCATATTGTTGAAGTCGTGGGCGATACCGCCGGTGAGCTGGCCCACGGCTTCCATTTTCTGCGCGTGGCGCAGCGCGTCTTCAGCCCGCTCGCGCTCGAACATTTCGTTGTGCAGGCGCTGGTTGGCCTCGGCCAGCGCCTGGGTGCGCTGGGCCACGCGCTCTTCGAGGTTTTCGTTGAGGTGGCGCAGGGCTTCTTCAGTGAGTTTGCGTTCGGTCTCGTCGATCACAAAGATATAGAAACCGTTCACCGAGCCGTCAGTGCTGAAGCGCGGCAGGTACTTCATCAAGGCATGGCGCGGCCGCCCGTCGCGATGCGGCGTGACGGTCATGAAGCTGCACGCCTTGCCGTTGAGCGCGGCGGCGATCTTGTCTTCGCGGCCGGCGTACACCTCGTCGCCCAGCACTTCACGGATGGTCTTGCCGTACAGCTCCTGGGGCGTTTTGCCGTACCAGTCGAGGTAAGCGCTGTTGTTCAGGCGAAAGCGCTGCTCGTGGTCGACGTAGCCGATCAGGACCGGCATGGCGTTGATGATCAGTTGCAGTTCGGTCTGGCTTTGACGCAGCGCCTGCTCGGTGTGCTTGCGCTCGGTGAGGTCCAGCGCGGCACCGAGGAAGCGGGCGGGGCGGCCTTGCGGGTCCTTGTAGCAGCGGCCACGGGCAAACACCCAGCGTACCTGGCCGTCGGCTTGCAGCAGGCGGTATTCCTCGGCGTATTCGGTGCCGAAAGTGATGCAATGCTTGATGCTGCGCGTGACCGTGCCACGGTCTTCGGGATGCACGCCGAGCAGGTAGGCGCTGATGGGCAGCAGGCCGGCGTCATTGGGGTCGACGCCGTGCAGGTAAGCGAAATGTGCGTCGGCGATAAACCGGTCTTCGCCGATGTCCCAGTCCCAGGTGCCTACCGCGTCGGTCGCCGCCAGGGCCAGTTGCAGTCGTTGCTCGGTGTTGTGCTGGGCCTTTAGGCTGTCTTCGGAGCGCTGTTGCAGTTCGAGGGCCTTGCTGCGCCGCTCGTTGGTTTCGATGGCCGTGACCAGGATGCCGGCTACGCGGCCGCTTTCATCGCGCACCGGGCTGTAGGTCAGGTCAAGCCAGATCTCGGTGTCGCGCTGGTCGCGCTGCAGCACGAAACGCTGCTCGCTGAAGGTGCGCACCTGGCCGCTGAGCACCGCGTCGTAGACCGGCGCGGCGAAGCTTTGCAGCTCCGGCCAGGTCGCATGCACCGGCTGGCCCAGGGCGCCGGGGTGCTTGTTGCCAGCCAGGCGGGCGAAACCATCGTTATACAGCTGGGTGAGCTGCTCGCCCCAGAGCAGCAGCATCGGCATGGGCGAATGCACCACGATATCCACGGCGGTGCGCAGACTTTGCGGCCA carries:
- a CDS encoding sugar kinase, yielding MTTKPRIALIGECMIELQHRADGSLHQSFGGDTLNAAVYLRRELGDLGTVDYVTALGDDSFSDAMCQQWADEGLGLGMVQRLAGRLPGLYCIQTDANGERKFLYWRNEAAVRDCFTTPAAEPILAALPGYDWVYFSGITLAVLGEIGRERLLESLIETRRRGGKVVFDNNYRPRLWANIEAARAAYHRVLGEVDIALLTEDDERALFGYADSEQVFAAYPMIEEVVLKRGADDCLIRCAGERFAVPALKVEKVVDTTAAGDSFSAAYLAGRLKGGSPEQAALAGHRLASRVIQVPGALIPR
- a CDS encoding peptidylprolyl isomerase, with the translated sequence MKAQARHILVKTSEEAEQLKQRIAKGEAFDVLAKKYSTCPSGKRGGDLGEVRPGQMVGAIDAVIFKKPLRVVHGPVKSKFGYHLVQVFYRD
- a CDS encoding PAS domain-containing sensor histidine kinase, which gives rise to MNGTSTGSDAAAMIERLDWAQSPLGEANDWPQSLRTAVDIVVHSPMPMLLLWGEQLTQLYNDGFARLAGNKHPGALGQPVHATWPELQSFAAPVYDAVLSGQVRTFSEQRFVLQRDQRDTEIWLDLTYSPVRDESGRVAGILVTAIETNERRSKALELQQRSEDSLKAQHNTEQRLQLALAATDAVGTWDWDIGEDRFIADAHFAYLHGVDPNDAGLLPISAYLLGVHPEDRGTVTRSIKHCITFGTEYAEEYRLLQADGQVRWVFARGRCYKDPQGRPARFLGAALDLTERKHTEQALRQSQTELQLIINAMPVLIGYVDHEQRFRLNNSAYLDWYGKTPQELYGKTIREVLGDEVYAGREDKIAAALNGKACSFMTVTPHRDGRPRHALMKYLPRFSTDGSVNGFYIFVIDETERKLTEEALRHLNENLEERVAQRTQALAEANQRLHNEMFERERAEDALRHAQKMEAVGQLTGGIAHDFNNMLTGIIGSLDLMQRYIAAGRSEDIGRFADAAVASAHRAAALTHRLLAFSRRQSLDKRPTDPNQLVASLEDLFRRTKGAHITLTVQLGKDIWPVNTDASQLENALLNLVINARDAMPDGGELLIETANSYLDGTDITTLEPVKAGDYVMLGVRDNGSGMAPKILAKAFDPFFTTKPIGQGTGLGLSMIYGFAQQSGGHVTIQSEPGQGTCVRLYLPRLHGTALESSLPASLAEAPLALAGEAVVVVEDDPAVRMLVVNLLDELGYTAHQAADARTALPLLESDLRVDLLVTDVGLPGMNGRQLAEIARQHRPGLRVLFMTGYAEKAAERQGFLEHGMDMVAKPFSIDLLATKIRSMIGVDA